The proteins below come from a single Danio aesculapii chromosome 23, fDanAes4.1, whole genome shotgun sequence genomic window:
- the acp1 gene encoding low molecular weight phosphotyrosine protein phosphatase isoform X2, which yields MASFSGRSVLFVCLGNICRSPIAEAVFRKMATDSGVVDKWRIDSAATSTYEIGNPPDHRGQACMKQHGVSMRHVARQVTKDDFMSFDYILCMDESNLRDLNKKASSVKNSKAKIELLGSYDPEKQLIIQDPYYGSDKDFETVYEQCARCCKAFLEQHS from the exons ATGGCGTCTTTCAGCGGAAGGTCGGTGTTATTCGTGTGCTTGGG GAATATCTGCAGATCTCCAATCGCGGAGGCTGTTTTCAGAAAGATGGCCACAGACAGCGGAGTGGTGGATAAG tgGAGAATAGACAGTGCCGCCACGTCCACCTATGAGATCGGAAACCCCCCGGATCACCGCGGCCAGGCCTGCATGAAGCAGCATGGCGTTTCCATGAGGCACGTGGCGCGGCAG GTCACCAAAGATGACTTCATGAGTTTTGATTACATCCTCTGCATGGATGAAAGCAATTTAAG agaTCTGAACAAGAAGGCAAGCAGCGTGAAAAACAGCAAAGCCAAGATTGAGCTGCTCGGCTCCTACGATCCTGAAAAACAGCTTATTATCCAAGACCCGTACTAT GGCAGTGATAAAGACTTTGAGACGGTGTATGAACAGTGTGCAAGATGCTGCAAAGCCTTCCTGGAACAACATTCGTaa
- the acp1 gene encoding low molecular weight phosphotyrosine protein phosphatase isoform X1, which translates to MASFSGRSVLFVCLGNICRSPIAEAVFRKMATDSGVVDKWVIDSGATSDWNTGSTPDARGLACLRKHGIETDHRARQVTKDDFMSFDYILCMDESNLRDLNKKASSVKNSKAKIELLGSYDPEKQLIIQDPYYGSDKDFETVYEQCARCCKAFLEQHS; encoded by the exons ATGGCGTCTTTCAGCGGAAGGTCGGTGTTATTCGTGTGCTTGGG GAATATCTGCAGATCTCCAATCGCGGAGGCTGTTTTCAGAAAGATGGCCACAGACAGCGGAGTGGTGGATAAG tgggTTATAGACTCTGGTGCCACCTCTGATTGGAATACTGGCAGCACTCCTGATGCCCGTGGTCTGGCCTGCCTCAGGAAACATGGCATAGAGACAGATCACAGGGCAAGACAG GTCACCAAAGATGACTTCATGAGTTTTGATTACATCCTCTGCATGGATGAAAGCAATTTAAG agaTCTGAACAAGAAGGCAAGCAGCGTGAAAAACAGCAAAGCCAAGATTGAGCTGCTCGGCTCCTACGATCCTGAAAAACAGCTTATTATCCAAGACCCGTACTAT GGCAGTGATAAAGACTTTGAGACGGTGTATGAACAGTGTGCAAGATGCTGCAAAGCCTTCCTGGAACAACATTCGTaa